One Punica granatum isolate Tunisia-2019 chromosome 3, ASM765513v2, whole genome shotgun sequence genomic window carries:
- the LOC116199311 gene encoding nucleolar complex protein 2 homolog, which produces MGEEDSVETLEYEMSEEEEEEDPGMSSGKAGEHKEQLQRLAEKDPEFYEFLKEHDKELLEFDDEDVDESAGSVLEDDGEIPGDDDEIMGHDVDEEKKPTAKTITTAMVDSWCNSIRESPKVGATRSLLRAFRCASHYGDDEGDESAAKLRTMTSTVFNKIMISVLTEMDGVLRKLLKLPASGGKKETIMELMLTRQWKNYSHMVKSYLGNALHILNQMTDTDMISFTLRRLKSSSLFLAAFPSLLRRYIKVVLHFWGTGGGALPVVSFLFLRDICIRVGLDCLDECFKGVYKAYIMNCQFVNATKLQHIQFLRNCVIELLGVDLRTAYQHAFVYIRQLGMILHKALTMKTKDAFRKVYEWKFMNCLELWTGAICAYGAEADFQPLAYPLTQVMSGVARLVPSARYFPLRLRCIRMLNRIAVSTGTFIPVSMLLLDMLEMKELNRPPTGGIGKAVDLRTIIKVNKQTIKTRAFQEECVYSVIEELAEHLAQWSYSVAFFELAFIPSVRLRSFCKSTKVERFRKEMRHLVRQINANSEFVNQRRSSVSFLPSDPAASSFLEDEKKLGTSPLSQYVLKLRQRAQQRSESLTESSVLVGERSSVFRKMPGKDETESDEDDDTVHEQGAAAFSSSWLPRSDSKIMHSKEEEVQKKKKKKRKKNEKTDELEGAEALEEDVVEDLVMSSDEEGPSSDDDNTETLSRRNPSKKQKWKPSAGKNSCSNSRKSWKRKKTKT; this is translated from the exons ATGGGCGAAGAGGACTCAG TGGAGACTCTGGAGTACGAAATGagtgaggaagaagaggaagaagacccTGGGATGTCGAGCGGTAAGGCCGGAGAGCATAAAGAGCAGCTGCAGAGGCTGGCTGAAAAG GACCCAGAGTTCTACGAGTTCTTGAAGGAGCATGATAAGGAGCTTCTTGAGTTTGATGACGAAGATGTCGAC GAGAGTGCTGGTTCGGTTTTGGAAGATGATGGAGAGATACCGGGAGATGATGATGAGATCATGGGTCATGATGTTGACGAGGAGAAGAAGCCGACCGCGAAGACCATTACCACTGCCATGGTTGATTCCTGGTGTAACTCCATCAGAGAAAGTCCGAAAGTTGGAGCGACTCGATCTCTTCTGAGAGCTTTTCGATGTGCCAGTCACTACGGTGACGATGAAGGGGATGAGTCTGCAGCAAAACTTAGGACCATGACCAGTACTGTCTTTAATAAGATTATGATATCTGTGTTAACTGAGATGGATGGAGTGCTTCGGAAGCTACTGAAGCTTCCGGCTTCTGGTGGGAAGAAAGAGACCATAATGGAGCTCATGCTCACGAGGCAATGGAAAAACTATAGCCACATGGTGAAGTCATATCTTGGGAATGCCTTGCACATTCTGAACCAGATGACCGACACAGATATGATATCTTTCACTCTACGTCGTCTCAAGAGCTCGTCCTTATTTTTGGCTGCTTTCCCCAGCCTCTTAAGGAGGTATATCAAG GTTGTTCTTCACTTCTGGGGTACGGGGGGAGGAGCACTACCTGTtgtctcttttcttttcctaagAGATATTTGCATTCGAGTAGGTCTGGATTGTTTGGATGAATGCTTTAAAGGGGTCTACAAAGCATACATTATGAACTGCCAGTTTGTGAATGCAACCAAACTACAGCATATCCAGTTTCTCAGGAATTGCGTCATTGAACTTCTTGGGGTAGACCTTCGAACTGCATATCAGCATGCCTTTGTTTATATTAGGCAACTAGGGATGATCTTACACAAAGCACTTACAATGAAGACTAAG GATGCATTTAGGAAGGTGTATGAATGGAAGTTCATGAACTGCCTTGAGCTCTGGACAGGAGCTATATGTGCTTACGGTGCAGAAGCTGATTTTCAGCCTCTTGCTTACCCACTGACACAAGTTATGTCGGGGGTTGCCCGTCTTGTTCCTTCTGCTCGTTATTTTCCTCTTAGACTGAGGTGCATTAGAATGCTGAACCGTATTGCAGTCTCTACCGGCACATTTATACCGGTCTCAATGCTTCTTTTGGACATGCTTGAGATGAAAGAATTAAATAGGCCTCCCACTGGTGGTATCGGGAAGGCCGTTGACTTGCGTACCATTATCAAG GTAAACAAACAAACTATAAAAACCCGAGCATTTCAAGAAGAATGTGTATACTCAGTGATCGAGGAACTTGCCGAACATTTGGCACAATGGAGTTACAGTGTTGCTTTCTTTGAGTTGGCTTTTATCCCATCTGTGAGGTTGCGTAGCTTTTGCAAATCTACCAAAGTCGAGAGATTTCGCAAGGAAATGAGGCACCTTGTTCGTCAG ATCAATGCCAATTCCGAATTTGTTAACCAAAGACGTTCGTCAGTATCCTTTCTTCCAAGTGATCCTGCTGCTTCCTCTTTTCTTGAG GATGAGAAGAAGTTAGGGACAAGTCCCTTGTCACAGTACGTTCTAAAATTAAGACAGAGGGCCCAGCAGCGAAGCGAATCCCTGACGGAGTCGAG TGTTCTTGTTGGCGAGAGATCCTCGGTCTTCAGGAAAATGCCTGGAAAGGATGAAACAGAAAGCGACGAGGATGATGACACTGTACATGAACAGGGTGCTGCAGCCTTTAGCTCCTCTTGGTTGCCCAGAAGCGATTCGAA GATTATGCATtcgaaggaggaggaggtccagaagaagaagaagaagaagaggaaaaagaatGAGAAGACTGATGAGCTCGAAGGGGCAGAAGCTCTGGAGGAAGATGTGGTGGAGGACTTAGTTATGAGCTCTGATGAAGAAGGGCCGTCGAGTGACGATGATAACACTGAAACACTGTCCAGGAGAAACCCAAGCAAGAAGCAGAAATGGAAACCTTCTGCTGGGAAGAACTCATGTTCCAACTCTAGGAAGTCGTGGAAGCGGAAGAAGACCAAAACTTGA
- the LOC116199312 gene encoding uncharacterized protein LOC116199312 isoform X1, translated as MGALGLHLTDCEIVLSEIKHQEKQLRLKRRWLMGLPLTQGEQRHFEGPKFLKEKTLPESLLREEDIFFETAKDRVEEAFGERCTENECSVAPESFEPFDLPKTIRHIRSHIYDLTCRGLYHLAMIVSGGSTRLSRTRQSMRKVVIESVPKVLRKHRNCHCNCELCKQLYQLLHDPRNFRGNNAVFLAPVTWSEKAAVIKILDRLEGLPYEVLNAINRKLKGKAVKAPSRCGRSRDQLVKQVRRTSMEMLSELGKKDVLPEPLAKAMTIAVLSLKLISGPQSFSFSRFCKISTEMKTLQDDIVNALWLMRTKEFQSQELNKLRLLFDPSAKISSKYTKPLVKKMLTGYLFECSDVDAVPKSILEGLAFINRKSWTVSNALFSKDKLEEDIECILDLSARTKQIAWDLLPENEYHKGFTDAYLEELQESDYDESGDEDGDERSPKCLKDDGSETDLLVEGFGESTAVSFGQSPVTVRENNISPLVTTSGVITPKLEPDCCTGVDSASPWYTGPAVLFQDFKPSEGMDIDATGHMSSFCSPKAAAEDTFTASHVRFSANSFERHKVENDNLEDQKQYPSKELSWRNQYLAIQDACDETSMVAYDLVGFMLEELAQAEGLELDPTQRFYLKGDYSVDEELSVGRKKKATSWEDVKGSVIHRAVQKLIPSLPKSVMEKVEQILDFR; from the exons ATGGGAGCGTTAGGGCTTCACCTGACGGACTGCGAGATTGTTCTGTCGGAGATTAAGCATCAGGAGAAGCAGCTCCGTCTCAAAAGGAG GTGGTTGATGGGATTGCCATTAACCCAAGGGGAGCAGAGGCATTTCGAAGGACCCAAGTTCTTGAAAGAAAA GACCTTGCCTGAATCGCTGCTCAGAGAGGAAGAT ATTTTTTTTGAGACTGCAAAAGATCGTGTTGAGGAAGCATTTGGAGAACGATGTACTGAAAATGAATGCAGTGTTGCTCCTGAGAGTTTTGAACCTTTTGACCTGCCTAAGACAATAAGACATATCCGCTCTCATATCTATGATTTGACCTGTCGTGGACTTTATCATTTGGCAATGATAGTTTCTGGAGGCTCTACTAGACTCTCGAGAACTCGCCAAAGTATGAGAAAGGTTGTTATAGAATCTGTCCCAAAGGTTCTTCGTAAGCACAGAAACTGTCATTGCAACTGTGAACTGTGTAAACAGCTTTATCAACTTCTGCATGATCCTCGTAATTTCAGAGGAAATAATGCAGTGTTCTTGGCTCCTGTAACGTGGTCTGAGAAGGCTGCTGTTATTAAGATTCTTGATAGACTTGAGGGCTTGCCTTACGAAGTTCTGAATGCAATTAATAGAAAGCTAAAAGGAAAGGCGGTAAAAGCCCCTTCCAGATGTGGACGAAGTCGAGATCAACTGGTGAAGCAAGTGAGAAGAACTAGTATGGAGATGCTTTCAGAACTTGGTAAGAAGGATGTGCTACCGGAACCATTAGCCAAAGCAATGACAATAGCTGTCTTGTCTCTGAAGCTGATTTCTGGCCCTCAAAGTTTCTCCTTTTCAAGATTTTGCAAGATTTCAACGGAAATGAAAACCTTGCAGGATGACATAGTAAATGCTCTTTGGCTAATGAGAACAAAAGAATTCCAATCTCAGGAGCTGAATAAATTGCGACTTTTGTTTGACCCCAGTGCTAAAATTTCCAGCAAGTATACAAAACCTTTGGTTAAAAAGATGCTTACTGGATATCTTTTCGAGTGCTCTGATGTGGATGCCGTTCCCAAATCTATATTGGAAGGACTAGCTTTTATTAATCGGAAGTCTTGGACTGTATCAAATGCACTCTTTTCCAAGGATAAACTTGAAGAAGACATTGAATGTATATTGGATTTGAgtgctcggaccaagcaaattGCTTGGGATTTGCTCCCTGAAAATGAGTATCACAAAGGTTTCACCGATGCATATCTGGAGGAATTACAGGAGAGTGATTATGATGAATCTGGAGATGAAGATGGGGATGAAAGATCCCCAAAATGTCTGAAAGATGATGGCTCAGAGACTGACCTCCTTGTAGAAGGTTTTGGGGAATCAACTGCCGTTAGTTTTGGCCAATCACCTGTCACTGTTAGGGAGAATAATATTTCCCCTCTTGTCACCACCAGCGGAGTTATCACTCCAAAGCTAGAACCAGATTGCTGTACTGGAGTTGATTCTGCTTCACCTTGGTATACTGGTCCTGCAGTCCTATTCCAAGATTTCAAGCCTTCTGAAGGCATGGATATAGATGCAACAGGACATATGAGCAGTTTCTGTTCTCCAAAAGCAGCAGCTGAGGATACTTTCACAGCATCCCATGTTAGATTCTCTGCCAATTCGTTTGAGAGACACAAAGTTGAAAATGATAATCTAGAGGACCAGAAACAGTATCCCAGCAAAGAACTTTCTTGGAGAAATCAATACCTCGCTATTCAAGATGCTTGTGATGAGACAAGTATGGTCGCCTATGATCTTGTGGGTTTTATGCTGGAGGAATTGGCCCAGGCGGAAGGGTTAGAGCTTGACCCAACGCAGAGATTTTATCTCAAGGGTGATTACTCCGTTGATGAAGAACTTTCAG ttggaagaaagaagaaagccACCTCGTGGGAGGATGTTAAAGGTTCAGTTATTCATCGGGCAGTTCAGAAGTTAATTCCCTCCCTCCCAAAGAG TGTGATGGAAAAAGTGGAGCAGATCCTGGACTTTAGGTGA
- the LOC116199312 gene encoding uncharacterized protein LOC116199312 isoform X2: protein MIVSGGSTRLSRTRQSMRKVVIESVPKVLRKHRNCHCNCELCKQLYQLLHDPRNFRGNNAVFLAPVTWSEKAAVIKILDRLEGLPYEVLNAINRKLKGKAVKAPSRCGRSRDQLVKQVRRTSMEMLSELGKKDVLPEPLAKAMTIAVLSLKLISGPQSFSFSRFCKISTEMKTLQDDIVNALWLMRTKEFQSQELNKLRLLFDPSAKISSKYTKPLVKKMLTGYLFECSDVDAVPKSILEGLAFINRKSWTVSNALFSKDKLEEDIECILDLSARTKQIAWDLLPENEYHKGFTDAYLEELQESDYDESGDEDGDERSPKCLKDDGSETDLLVEGFGESTAVSFGQSPVTVRENNISPLVTTSGVITPKLEPDCCTGVDSASPWYTGPAVLFQDFKPSEGMDIDATGHMSSFCSPKAAAEDTFTASHVRFSANSFERHKVENDNLEDQKQYPSKELSWRNQYLAIQDACDETSMVAYDLVGFMLEELAQAEGLELDPTQRFYLKGDYSVDEELSVGRKKKATSWEDVKGSVIHRAVQKLIPSLPKSVMEKVEQILDFR, encoded by the exons ATGATAGTTTCTGGAGGCTCTACTAGACTCTCGAGAACTCGCCAAAGTATGAGAAAGGTTGTTATAGAATCTGTCCCAAAGGTTCTTCGTAAGCACAGAAACTGTCATTGCAACTGTGAACTGTGTAAACAGCTTTATCAACTTCTGCATGATCCTCGTAATTTCAGAGGAAATAATGCAGTGTTCTTGGCTCCTGTAACGTGGTCTGAGAAGGCTGCTGTTATTAAGATTCTTGATAGACTTGAGGGCTTGCCTTACGAAGTTCTGAATGCAATTAATAGAAAGCTAAAAGGAAAGGCGGTAAAAGCCCCTTCCAGATGTGGACGAAGTCGAGATCAACTGGTGAAGCAAGTGAGAAGAACTAGTATGGAGATGCTTTCAGAACTTGGTAAGAAGGATGTGCTACCGGAACCATTAGCCAAAGCAATGACAATAGCTGTCTTGTCTCTGAAGCTGATTTCTGGCCCTCAAAGTTTCTCCTTTTCAAGATTTTGCAAGATTTCAACGGAAATGAAAACCTTGCAGGATGACATAGTAAATGCTCTTTGGCTAATGAGAACAAAAGAATTCCAATCTCAGGAGCTGAATAAATTGCGACTTTTGTTTGACCCCAGTGCTAAAATTTCCAGCAAGTATACAAAACCTTTGGTTAAAAAGATGCTTACTGGATATCTTTTCGAGTGCTCTGATGTGGATGCCGTTCCCAAATCTATATTGGAAGGACTAGCTTTTATTAATCGGAAGTCTTGGACTGTATCAAATGCACTCTTTTCCAAGGATAAACTTGAAGAAGACATTGAATGTATATTGGATTTGAgtgctcggaccaagcaaattGCTTGGGATTTGCTCCCTGAAAATGAGTATCACAAAGGTTTCACCGATGCATATCTGGAGGAATTACAGGAGAGTGATTATGATGAATCTGGAGATGAAGATGGGGATGAAAGATCCCCAAAATGTCTGAAAGATGATGGCTCAGAGACTGACCTCCTTGTAGAAGGTTTTGGGGAATCAACTGCCGTTAGTTTTGGCCAATCACCTGTCACTGTTAGGGAGAATAATATTTCCCCTCTTGTCACCACCAGCGGAGTTATCACTCCAAAGCTAGAACCAGATTGCTGTACTGGAGTTGATTCTGCTTCACCTTGGTATACTGGTCCTGCAGTCCTATTCCAAGATTTCAAGCCTTCTGAAGGCATGGATATAGATGCAACAGGACATATGAGCAGTTTCTGTTCTCCAAAAGCAGCAGCTGAGGATACTTTCACAGCATCCCATGTTAGATTCTCTGCCAATTCGTTTGAGAGACACAAAGTTGAAAATGATAATCTAGAGGACCAGAAACAGTATCCCAGCAAAGAACTTTCTTGGAGAAATCAATACCTCGCTATTCAAGATGCTTGTGATGAGACAAGTATGGTCGCCTATGATCTTGTGGGTTTTATGCTGGAGGAATTGGCCCAGGCGGAAGGGTTAGAGCTTGACCCAACGCAGAGATTTTATCTCAAGGGTGATTACTCCGTTGATGAAGAACTTTCAG ttggaagaaagaagaaagccACCTCGTGGGAGGATGTTAAAGGTTCAGTTATTCATCGGGCAGTTCAGAAGTTAATTCCCTCCCTCCCAAAGAG TGTGATGGAAAAAGTGGAGCAGATCCTGGACTTTAGGTGA
- the LOC116199313 gene encoding peroxisomal membrane protein 13-like isoform X1 encodes MVTAKYISPAFLFSFIFFYFSSSSHTCRSSLTPMASNPQQPSGSGPPPKPRERASGSSGPAPFKPPSAGNTGDVVEASGTANPDEIVSSADRSTTENRNALGRPLPSSPWEQNYGSRTTYGGYGSSLGYNSAYGGGMYGGLGGGLYGGGMYGNSMYRGGYGGPYGSSGLYGGGMYGGGMGGYGMGMSGPMGMGGPYGPHDPNDPYAAPPSPPGFWISFLRVMQGVVNFFGRVSMLIDQNTQAFHMFMTALLQLFDRSGMLYGELARFVLRLLGIRTKLRKVNRIGPDGLALPGPNGPPQGFMDGPKAAAAATTAPTGSWDNVWENDAK; translated from the exons ATGGTCACCGCGAAATATATTTCTCCggcatttcttttttcttttatttttttttatttttcctcttcCAGTCATACATGTCGTTCCTCTCTAACTCCCATGGCGTCAAATCCTCAGCAACCTTCAG GTAGTGGTCCTCCACCAAAACCTCGGGAACGAGCCAGTGGCTCATCTGGGCCAGCACCTTTCAAACCACCTTCTGCAGGGAACACCGGCGATGTCGTTGAGGCTTCTGGAACCGCAAATCCCGATGAGATAGTTTCCAGTGCTGACAGGAGTACCACTGAGAATAGAAATGCCCTGGGAAGGCCTCTTCCCTCAAGCCCATGGGAGCAGAATTACGGGAGCAGAACGACCTATGGAG GTTATGGTTCTAGTCTTGGTTATAACTCTGCCTATGGGGGTGGTATGTATGGTGGCTTAGGAGGCGGACTTTATGGCGGCGGAATGTACGGTAATTCAATGTACAGGGGAGGGTATGGTGGTCCTTATGGATCATCGGGCTTGTACGGGGGTGGGATGTATGGAGGTGGTATGGGCGGTTACGGTATGGGCATGAGTGGTCCTATGGGCATGGGTGGTCCTTACGGGCCTCACGATCCGAACGATCCATATGCAGCACCGCCCTCTCCTCCTGGTTTTTGGATATCATTTCTACGAGTG ATGCAAGGGGTGGTAAACTTTTTCGGACGGGTTTCGATGCTCATAGACCAGAATACACAAGCCTTCCACATGTTTATGACCGCACTTCTTCAG CTTTTTGATCGTTCTGGCATGTTGTATGGTGAGCTAGCAAGATTCGTGTTGAGGCTGTTAGGTATCAGGACAAAGCTGAGGAAGGTTAACCGAATTGGCCCCGATGGTCTCGCGCTCCCTGGACCCAATGGACCTCCCCAGGGATTCATGGATGGACCCAAGGCTGCTGCTGCAGCCACCACCGCTCCAACTGGTTCGTGGGACAATGTCTGGGAAAATGATGCCAAgtga
- the LOC116199313 gene encoding peroxisomal membrane protein 13-like isoform X2: MVTAKYISPAFLFSFIFFYFSSSSHTCRSSLTPMASNPQQPSGSGPPPKPRERASGSSGPAPFKPPSAGNTGDVVEASGTANPDEIVSSADRSTTENRNALGRPLPSSPWEQNYGSRTTYGGYGSSLGYNSAYGGGMYGGLGGGLYGGGMYGNSMYRGGYGGPYGSSGLYGGGMYGGGMGGYGMGMSGPMGMGGPYGPHDPNDPYAAPPSPPGFWISFLRVMQGVVNFFGRVSMLIDQNTQAFHMFMTALLQEKEQFVLKLRLIYCKIRAAAF, translated from the exons ATGGTCACCGCGAAATATATTTCTCCggcatttcttttttcttttatttttttttatttttcctcttcCAGTCATACATGTCGTTCCTCTCTAACTCCCATGGCGTCAAATCCTCAGCAACCTTCAG GTAGTGGTCCTCCACCAAAACCTCGGGAACGAGCCAGTGGCTCATCTGGGCCAGCACCTTTCAAACCACCTTCTGCAGGGAACACCGGCGATGTCGTTGAGGCTTCTGGAACCGCAAATCCCGATGAGATAGTTTCCAGTGCTGACAGGAGTACCACTGAGAATAGAAATGCCCTGGGAAGGCCTCTTCCCTCAAGCCCATGGGAGCAGAATTACGGGAGCAGAACGACCTATGGAG GTTATGGTTCTAGTCTTGGTTATAACTCTGCCTATGGGGGTGGTATGTATGGTGGCTTAGGAGGCGGACTTTATGGCGGCGGAATGTACGGTAATTCAATGTACAGGGGAGGGTATGGTGGTCCTTATGGATCATCGGGCTTGTACGGGGGTGGGATGTATGGAGGTGGTATGGGCGGTTACGGTATGGGCATGAGTGGTCCTATGGGCATGGGTGGTCCTTACGGGCCTCACGATCCGAACGATCCATATGCAGCACCGCCCTCTCCTCCTGGTTTTTGGATATCATTTCTACGAGTG ATGCAAGGGGTGGTAAACTTTTTCGGACGGGTTTCGATGCTCATAGACCAGAATACACAAGCCTTCCACATGTTTATGACCGCACTTCTTCAG GAAAAGGAGCAATTTGTTCTTAAGCTGCGCCTCATTTACTGTAAAATACGTGCTGCAGCTTTTTGA